The genomic interval AGTCTGGTGAATTTATCGAAGTTTTTGTAGATTGTCCTTTAGAAATTTGTGAACAACGCGATGTAAAAGGATTGTACCAAAAAGCAAGAAGTGGTGAGATTACAAAATTCACTGGAATAGATTCTCCTTTTGAAGCACCAGAAAACCCAGAAATAACCGTTCAGACACATAAATTATCTTTAGACGAATCAGTCGATCAACTTTTTAAATTTGTATCAAAGCAGATATTATAACTAATAATTTCCTATGGAAAACTACTTTTTAAATAATTTTGAGGAGCTCGAAGCGGAGTCCATTTATGTGATTAGAGAAGTTGCAGCTCAATTTGATCGTCCTGCATTACTTTTTTCAGGTGGAAAAGATTCCATCGTTGTAACCCATTTAGCCCGTAAAGCTTTTTACCCGGCTAAAATTCCATTTCCATTGGTTCATATTGACACCGGTCATAACTTTCCTGAGACTATCGAATTTAGAGATAGGCTTATGAAAGAGATAGGGGCTAACCTTATTGTAGGATCTGTTCAACAATCAATTGACGAAGGGAAAGTAAAAGAAGAAACTGGTTTTTATGCTAGTAGAAATGCTCTTCAAACAGTAACATTATTAGATACAATTGAAGAACATAAGTTCGATGCTTGTATGGGTGGTGCTAGAAGAGACGAAGAGAAAGCAAGAGCTAAAGAAAGATTCTTCTCTCATAGAGATGATTTTGGCCAGTGGGATCCTAAAAACCAGCGTCCAGAACTATGGAACCTGTTTAATGGTAAGAAAAACATGGGCGAGCATTTTAGAGTATTCCCTATCAGTAACTGGACTGAGATGGATATTTGGCAATATATCAAAGCTGAAAAAATTGAAATCCCTTCTATCTACTTTACGCATAAAAGACAAGTAATAGAAAGAGATGGTTCTCTTTTAGCTGATTGCGAACACCTTAACTTAAAACCTACTGAAAAACCAGTAGAAATGCAGGTGAGATTCAGAACAATTGGTGATATGACATGTACTGGAGCTGTTTTGTCAAATGCATCAACTATGGATGATATTATAGATGAAGTATCAGCAGCAAGAGAAACAGAAAGAGGTACTAGAGCAGATGACAAACGTTCGGAAACTGCTATGGAAGATAGAAAGAAACAAGGTTATTTCTAAATATTAAAAACTTTGCCCTATATAGATGAAAGTAGATAAAATAGACGAATTACGAAAAAGGTTTGAAGAGATCATTACTTTATATGAAGATATAGAAGTATGGATGGCGCGTGATCTGCAAAAACTTTTGGGTTATACCGAATGGCGTAATTTTACTAAAGTAATTGAAAGGGCAATGGAAACTTGTGCTAACTCAGGTGAGGAGGTTAAAGACCATTTTGTTGAGCTCAACAAAATGGTAGAGATTGGCTTAGGAGCTAATAGGATAGTGAGAGATTTTATGCTTACACGATATGCCTGTTATATAATAGCTCAAAACGGCGATCCTAAAAAAGAACCTATTGCTTTTGCGCAAAGTTATTTTGCCTTAAAAACCAGAAAGCAAGAGTTGTTAGAAGACAGACTCAAGCTAGATGATCGTATAAGAGCGAGAGAAAAACTGATTGACACCGAAAATAAGCTTTCTAAAAACATTTATGAAAGAGGTGTTGACCAAATTGGTTTTGGCAGAATAAGAAGCAAAGGCGACAGTGTGTTGTTTGGTGGTAACTCTACCAAACAAATGAAAGAAAAAATGGGTGTGCCGAAAAACAGACCTTTGGCAGATTTTCTACCTACTATTACCATAAAAGCAAAAGACTTTGCGGCTGAGATTACCAATTTTAATGTGGAATCTCAAAATATGTATGGGGAAGATCAGATTAGCAAAGAGCATGTTAAAAACAACAAAGATGTGCGTAGTCTGCTTGAGAAGAGAGGAATTAAACCTGAGGAACTTCCTGCTGAAGAAGACATTAAGAAAATTCAGCGTAGAGTTAAATCAATTGATAAAAAATTATTAAAAGAAGACAAAAAACTTAGGGACGAATAATCCCTGCTTATATTAAAATAGAAATTATGGCAATAGATCATTCAAACATGGAAATTCTCCGCTTCACTACTGCCGGAAGCGTAGACGACGGGAAGAGTACACTTATAGGCCGTTTACTATATGATTCAAAATCAATTTTTGAAGATCAACTTGAAGCTGTTGAGAAATCAAGTCAAAGCAAAGGTCTGGAGCATGTAGATTTATCATTACTTACTGATGGACTAAAAGCTGAAAGAGAGCAGGGTATTACAATTGATGTAGCTTACCGTTACTTTGCTACTCCAAAGAGAAAATTTATTATAGCAGATACTCCAGGGCACATTCAGTATACCAGAAATATGGTTACTGGAGCCTCAACTGCTAATATGGCTTTAATTCTAGTAGATGCTCGTAAAGGCATTTTGGAGCAAACATGTAGACATTCATTTATCGCTTCTCTACTTAAAATCCCACACATTGTACTATGTGTAAATAAAATGGATTTAGTAGACTACGATCAAGAAGTTTATGAAAACATTGTTTCTGAGTTTAGAAAGTTTGCTGCTAAATTAGAAGTAAACGATGTACATTTTGTGCCTGTTAGTGCACTTAAGGGCGACAATGTGGTAGACAAATCAGCTAATATGGATTGGTATGAAGGTTCTACCTTATTATATATGCTTGAGACTATCCACATCGGTAGCGACCATAATCATGTAGATTGTCGTTTCCCTGTGCAATATGTTGTTCGCCCTCACTCTGACGAATACCACGATTACCGTGGATATGCAGGAAGAATTGCAGGTGGAGTATTTAAAAAGGGAGATGATGTAACTGTATTACCTTCAGGATTCTCTTCAAAAATTAAATCTATAGATACATTTAATGGAGAAATTGACTTGGCTTATGCGCCAATGTCAGTAACGATGACATTAGAAGATGAAATAGATATAAGTAGAGGAGATATGATTGTAAGGCCAAACAATCAACCAGAAAGCTCTCAAGACTTAGAAGTAATGCTTTGTTGGTTAAATCCTAAGCCTCCGGTACCAAGAGCGAAGTATTACATCCAACATACTTCTAATGAAGCCAGAGCAATGATTAAAGACATTTTGTATAAAGTAGATATTAATACTTTACATAGAATGGAAGACGATAAGGATATCAATATGAATGATATATGCAGAGTGAAGATAAGAACTACTAAACCTCTGTTTACAGATAGTTACCGTCGTAATAGAAATACAGGAAGTATTATTTTGGTAGATGAATCTACTAACGAAACAGTAGCTGCTGGAATGATCATATAATTTTTTGTAAGGGCAGCGAGAGCTGCCCTTTTGTTATTTTTAATAATTGCCTGATGACAGATCAATTTTTTGAGGAGTGGCTTGAAAAAGCTAAAAAAGTGGCTGTAGAAGCCGGAGAAAAAATTCTTGAAGTTTACAATTCAGATTCATTTGGTGAAGAGATAAAAGCAGATAAATCTCCTCTAACAAAAGCAGATAAAGAATCTCACAATGCCATTGTTGCTGTTCTAGATCAATCAGAATTACCTGTATTGAGTGAAGAAGGAAAAAATATCTCTTATGAGGACAGAAAAGACTGGGAATACTTCTGGATGGTAGACCCTTTAGATGGAACCAAAGAGTTTATTAAAAGGAACGGAGAATTTACAGTGAATATCGCACTGATCCATAAAAATACATCGATCTTAGGAGTAGTTTATGTTCCAGTAACTGGCAAAATGTATTGGGCACTAAAAGGAAAAGGAGCATTCACCAACGAAAATGGTGGAGAGGCTACAGCTTTAAATTGTGCAACCTTTACAGATAGCGATGAAAATCTAAAAATTATAGGTTCTCGTTCGCATATGAATGAAGAAACTCAAGACTTTATAGCGAAGTACAACAATCCAGAAATAGTGAGTATGGGTAGTTCGCTTAAGTTTATGTTACTTGCAGAAGGGAAAGCACATATTTACCCTCGTATTGCCCCAACCATGGAGTGGGATACAGCTGCAGCCCACATTGTAGTTGAAGAAGCAGGAGGAACTGTTAAGCAATTCGGTAAAGAAGAATCTGTAGTATATAACAAAGCAAACTTGTTAAATCCTTACTTTGTAGCTAAAGGGAATTTAGAATAATTCAAAATATCCCTCAAAACCTTTAAGAACAGGCCTGTATTATTCATATATTACAGGCCTG from Chondrinema litorale carries:
- the cysD gene encoding sulfate adenylyltransferase subunit CysD; amino-acid sequence: MENYFLNNFEELEAESIYVIREVAAQFDRPALLFSGGKDSIVVTHLARKAFYPAKIPFPLVHIDTGHNFPETIEFRDRLMKEIGANLIVGSVQQSIDEGKVKEETGFYASRNALQTVTLLDTIEEHKFDACMGGARRDEEKARAKERFFSHRDDFGQWDPKNQRPELWNLFNGKKNMGEHFRVFPISNWTEMDIWQYIKAEKIEIPSIYFTHKRQVIERDGSLLADCEHLNLKPTEKPVEMQVRFRTIGDMTCTGAVLSNASTMDDIIDEVSAARETERGTRADDKRSETAMEDRKKQGYF
- the dinD gene encoding DNA damage-inducible protein D; amino-acid sequence: MKVDKIDELRKRFEEIITLYEDIEVWMARDLQKLLGYTEWRNFTKVIERAMETCANSGEEVKDHFVELNKMVEIGLGANRIVRDFMLTRYACYIIAQNGDPKKEPIAFAQSYFALKTRKQELLEDRLKLDDRIRAREKLIDTENKLSKNIYERGVDQIGFGRIRSKGDSVLFGGNSTKQMKEKMGVPKNRPLADFLPTITIKAKDFAAEITNFNVESQNMYGEDQISKEHVKNNKDVRSLLEKRGIKPEELPAEEDIKKIQRRVKSIDKKLLKEDKKLRDE
- the cysN gene encoding sulfate adenylyltransferase subunit CysN, with product MAIDHSNMEILRFTTAGSVDDGKSTLIGRLLYDSKSIFEDQLEAVEKSSQSKGLEHVDLSLLTDGLKAEREQGITIDVAYRYFATPKRKFIIADTPGHIQYTRNMVTGASTANMALILVDARKGILEQTCRHSFIASLLKIPHIVLCVNKMDLVDYDQEVYENIVSEFRKFAAKLEVNDVHFVPVSALKGDNVVDKSANMDWYEGSTLLYMLETIHIGSDHNHVDCRFPVQYVVRPHSDEYHDYRGYAGRIAGGVFKKGDDVTVLPSGFSSKIKSIDTFNGEIDLAYAPMSVTMTLEDEIDISRGDMIVRPNNQPESSQDLEVMLCWLNPKPPVPRAKYYIQHTSNEARAMIKDILYKVDINTLHRMEDDKDINMNDICRVKIRTTKPLFTDSYRRNRNTGSIILVDESTNETVAAGMII
- the cysQ gene encoding 3'(2'),5'-bisphosphate nucleotidase CysQ, yielding MTDQFFEEWLEKAKKVAVEAGEKILEVYNSDSFGEEIKADKSPLTKADKESHNAIVAVLDQSELPVLSEEGKNISYEDRKDWEYFWMVDPLDGTKEFIKRNGEFTVNIALIHKNTSILGVVYVPVTGKMYWALKGKGAFTNENGGEATALNCATFTDSDENLKIIGSRSHMNEETQDFIAKYNNPEIVSMGSSLKFMLLAEGKAHIYPRIAPTMEWDTAAAHIVVEEAGGTVKQFGKEESVVYNKANLLNPYFVAKGNLE